One window of Arthrobacter oryzae genomic DNA carries:
- a CDS encoding ABC transporter permease, translating to MSAVLTRPPETAAAVERPVPGGKAKNGPSGPDNGHRPTPAARFGGAARLAGRAGWKSLAVLLFLALWELGPTYLASPATRVFLPPLHEVLAAGAKLLEAGQLQNHLQASLTRSVSGFSIAVVSAVVLGLLIAWYGWLSSFLNPLLELFRNTATLALLPVFTLLLGIGEESKITIVAYAAFFPVLLNTIAGVRTVDPLLIRAARSLGLNSFRLFQKVILPSAVPTVFTGIRMAGTSSILVLIAAEMVGAKAGLGYLIVNSQMSFLIPDMYAGILTVSILGLAVNVLLVALERHFSRWRTAVGSGN from the coding sequence ATGAGCGCTGTGCTGACCCGACCGCCCGAGACGGCTGCCGCCGTCGAACGTCCCGTCCCGGGGGGAAAAGCAAAGAACGGACCGTCCGGTCCGGACAACGGACACCGTCCGACGCCGGCAGCCCGGTTCGGCGGCGCAGCCCGCCTCGCCGGACGGGCCGGGTGGAAATCCCTCGCCGTGCTGCTGTTCCTCGCGTTGTGGGAACTGGGCCCGACATACCTGGCAAGCCCCGCCACCCGGGTGTTCCTGCCGCCGCTGCACGAAGTCCTGGCGGCCGGGGCAAAGCTGCTGGAGGCCGGGCAGCTGCAGAACCACCTGCAGGCGAGCCTCACCCGCTCGGTGTCCGGGTTCAGCATCGCGGTGGTATCCGCCGTCGTGCTGGGGCTGCTGATCGCCTGGTACGGCTGGCTGAGCTCCTTCCTGAACCCGCTGCTGGAACTGTTCCGCAACACGGCGACCTTGGCCCTGCTGCCGGTGTTCACGCTGCTGCTGGGCATCGGCGAAGAATCGAAGATCACCATCGTGGCGTACGCGGCGTTCTTCCCGGTCCTCCTGAACACCATCGCCGGCGTCCGCACCGTGGACCCGCTGCTCATCCGGGCCGCGCGGTCGCTGGGGCTGAACAGCTTCCGGCTGTTCCAGAAGGTCATCCTGCCTTCCGCGGTACCCACGGTCTTCACGGGCATCCGGATGGCTGGCACATCCTCCATCCTGGTGCTGATCGCCGCCGAAATGGTGGGGGCCAAAGCCGGCCTGGGCTACCTGATCGTGAATTCCCAGATGAGCTTCCTCATCCCGGACATGTACGCGGGCATCCTCACCGTTTCCATCCTGGGGCTGGCCGTCAACGTCCTCCTCGTGGCCCTGGAGCGGCACTTCTCCCGCTGGCGCACCGCCGTCGGCTCCGGCAACTGA
- a CDS encoding SulP family inorganic anion transporter, whose protein sequence is MSRLRTLRAFLPSRRDYDGLRSTWKTDLTAGITVGVVALPLALAFGVSSGVGAEAGLITAVVAGLVAAIVGGSNVQVSGPTGAMVVVLAPVVASHGAGSIPIVSLLAGLMVCALGISGLGRAVAFIPWPVVEGFTLGIAAIIFLQQVPLATGTAGIPGHNTLIAAVEAASGAAFPTVVQTLAVVAAVAAIMFLAPKVHKSLPASLTAVLLVTVAAELLRLDIPRIGALPHSLPAPGLPSVDPAALGELLLPAVSIAALAAIESLLSARVAAGMVGPDGRPGGRYSPDRELSGQGLASIAAGLFGGMPATGAIARSAVNVRSGAKTRLAAVVHALVLLAIIYLAAGMVGRIPLAVLGGVLMVTATRMVSTRTVNAILRSTRADAAVFILTALITVAFDLIVAIQIGLAAAALLTLRKFASLSGVRREPITGAAADGDSHIAIFRLDGAMFFGAAERILQEISEVKDIQVAIIRLSQVRMLDATGAHALVEVISALELRGITVLLKGVRPEHLELVTNVGVIRSLRHHKHLFTTLPAAVEHARSHVLRNAAVSA, encoded by the coding sequence GTGAGCCGGCTGCGGACGCTGCGGGCCTTCCTGCCGTCCCGCCGCGACTACGACGGCCTGCGCTCCACGTGGAAGACGGACCTCACAGCCGGCATCACCGTGGGAGTGGTGGCGCTCCCCCTGGCGCTGGCGTTTGGCGTCAGCTCGGGGGTGGGCGCTGAAGCCGGGCTGATCACCGCAGTGGTTGCCGGGCTGGTGGCGGCCATCGTGGGCGGGTCCAATGTCCAGGTGTCCGGACCCACCGGCGCCATGGTGGTGGTCCTTGCCCCGGTGGTGGCCAGCCACGGCGCGGGCAGCATTCCGATTGTCTCGCTGCTGGCAGGACTCATGGTCTGTGCACTCGGCATCAGCGGCCTGGGCCGCGCCGTCGCATTCATCCCCTGGCCGGTGGTGGAAGGATTTACCCTCGGAATTGCCGCCATCATCTTCCTCCAGCAAGTGCCGCTGGCCACGGGAACAGCCGGCATCCCGGGCCACAACACCCTCATTGCGGCGGTCGAGGCCGCCTCCGGGGCCGCATTTCCCACCGTCGTCCAGACCCTCGCCGTGGTGGCGGCCGTCGCAGCCATCATGTTCCTGGCGCCCAAGGTCCACAAGTCACTGCCCGCCAGCCTGACCGCCGTGCTACTGGTTACCGTGGCCGCTGAACTGCTCCGCCTGGACATACCCCGAATCGGGGCGCTGCCACATTCCCTGCCGGCCCCTGGCCTGCCGTCGGTCGATCCCGCGGCGCTTGGGGAGCTCCTGCTGCCCGCAGTGTCCATCGCGGCGCTGGCGGCCATTGAGTCGCTCCTCTCGGCCCGCGTTGCGGCCGGAATGGTGGGGCCGGACGGCAGGCCCGGCGGCCGTTACAGTCCGGACCGGGAACTGAGCGGGCAGGGGCTGGCATCCATCGCAGCCGGCCTGTTCGGCGGCATGCCCGCGACAGGCGCCATTGCCCGTTCCGCGGTCAACGTCCGCTCCGGCGCGAAGACCCGGCTGGCCGCCGTGGTCCACGCCCTGGTGCTGTTGGCCATCATCTACCTCGCTGCAGGGATGGTGGGGCGCATTCCGCTGGCCGTGCTGGGCGGAGTCCTGATGGTCACGGCGACGCGGATGGTCTCCACCCGGACGGTCAACGCCATTCTCCGGTCCACCCGTGCGGACGCGGCGGTGTTCATCCTCACTGCCCTCATCACCGTGGCCTTCGACCTGATCGTCGCCATCCAGATCGGCCTGGCTGCCGCGGCACTGCTGACCCTTCGGAAGTTTGCCTCGCTGAGCGGTGTCCGCCGGGAGCCCATTACAGGCGCAGCGGCCGACGGTGATTCGCACATCGCAATCTTCCGGCTCGACGGCGCCATGTTCTTCGGGGCGGCGGAACGGATCCTGCAGGAGATCAGCGAGGTGAAGGACATCCAGGTGGCCATCATCCGCTTGTCGCAGGTGCGGATGCTGGACGCCACGGGCGCCCATGCCCTGGTGGAAGTAATCTCAGCTTTGGAACTGCGGGGAATCACCGTACTGCTGAAGGGTGTCCGGCCGGAGCACCTGGAACTGGTGACGAACGTGGGTGTGATCCGTTCCCTCCGGCACCACAAGCACCTCTTCACTACGCTCCCGGCGGCCGTGGAGCACGCCCGCAGCCATGTCCTGCGGAACGCCGCCGTTAGCGCCTGA
- a CDS encoding ArsR/SmtB family transcription factor, protein MLSTAQAPLYEIKANLFKALAHPARIRILELLAAAPDTTAPVSFLLAETGLEASHLSQHLATLRRHRVVTSVRSANAVTYRLAHPKIAELLAIARTFLLDTLADSNEQLRLAQELQVPHLSGPSS, encoded by the coding sequence ATGCTTTCCACGGCACAGGCCCCTTTGTACGAAATCAAGGCCAACCTCTTCAAGGCCCTGGCCCACCCGGCCCGCATCAGGATCCTCGAACTGCTTGCCGCCGCGCCTGACACAACGGCCCCGGTCAGCTTCCTCCTGGCCGAGACGGGGCTGGAGGCCTCGCACCTCTCCCAGCATCTGGCGACGCTGCGCCGGCACAGGGTGGTGACCTCGGTGCGGTCCGCGAACGCCGTGACATACCGCCTGGCCCACCCCAAAATCGCAGAACTCCTGGCCATTGCCCGAACATTCCTGCTGGACACCCTGGCGGACTCCAACGAGCAGCTCCGCCTGGCGCAGGAACTCCAGGTCCCACATCTCTCCGGTCCGTCCTCGTGA
- a CDS encoding HpcH/HpaI aldolase/citrate lyase family protein, which produces MTTSTSAAVDTVRPERNIPAEIARSWLLVNAMKPELFDVSAISRADSIILDIEDAVDPSQKDTAREHVINWLTAGGKAWVRINDATSPFWASDLAGLRGTPGLLGVMLAKTESADQVTESFHRMDGQTPVIALVESAVGIEEANNIAKAQGAFRLAFGSGDFRRDTGMANTQEAMAYPRAKLVVASRVGNLPGPIDGPTVGTSHPILREQTGITVMMGMTGKLCLAIDQTPVINEVISPTPSDVAWATDFMADFEASGRVIRDGSDLPRLGRAEKIMKLAVAFGVQPAL; this is translated from the coding sequence ATGACCACCTCTACCTCCGCTGCCGTCGACACCGTACGGCCCGAACGAAACATCCCCGCCGAAATTGCCCGTTCGTGGCTTTTGGTGAACGCAATGAAGCCTGAGCTTTTTGACGTCTCGGCCATCTCGCGCGCGGATTCGATCATCCTGGACATCGAAGATGCCGTGGATCCCTCGCAGAAGGACACGGCCCGCGAACACGTGATCAACTGGCTGACCGCCGGTGGCAAGGCCTGGGTCCGCATCAACGACGCCACCAGCCCGTTCTGGGCGAGCGACCTTGCCGGGCTCCGCGGCACGCCCGGCCTGCTGGGCGTCATGCTGGCGAAGACCGAGTCAGCGGACCAGGTTACGGAGAGCTTCCACCGCATGGACGGCCAGACCCCCGTGATTGCGCTGGTGGAGTCCGCCGTCGGCATCGAGGAAGCGAACAATATCGCCAAGGCCCAGGGCGCGTTCCGCCTCGCCTTCGGGTCCGGCGACTTCCGCCGCGATACCGGCATGGCAAACACGCAGGAGGCCATGGCCTACCCGCGCGCCAAGCTCGTAGTGGCCAGCCGTGTGGGCAACCTGCCGGGCCCCATCGACGGACCCACCGTGGGCACGAGCCACCCGATCCTGCGTGAGCAGACCGGCATCACCGTGATGATGGGCATGACCGGCAAGCTGTGCCTGGCCATCGACCAGACTCCCGTCATCAATGAAGTCATCAGCCCGACGCCGTCCGACGTCGCCTGGGCCACGGACTTCATGGCCGACTTTGAGGCCAGCGGCCGCGTGATCCGCGACGGTTCCGACCTGCCGCGCCTGGGCCGCGCCGAAAAGATCATGAAGCTCGCGGTAGCCTTTGGGGTGCAGCCCGCGCTGTAG
- a CDS encoding ABC transporter ATP-binding protein — translation MTPKISLRNVTKEFAVRQGKATTKQAGPSVLTALDDLSLDVAAGEFLTLVGPSGSGKTTLLDLLAGLSRPTSGTVLVDGVEVTGPGPDRAVVFQQYALFPWRTASANVSIGLENSGLSRKERAAKASEFLDLVGLAGFEDRYPHELSGGMKQRVAIARSLAYEPDILLMDEPFAALDAQTREQLQDELLRIWKATGKTIVFITHGIDEAVYLGQRVAVLSARPGRLKEFVDINIPDRDGGDDVRSHPAFVEHRHQVWSLLHDEVRLAQDSGHRKILPDGTAPDEQPVEQPQERSAA, via the coding sequence ATGACCCCGAAAATCAGCCTCCGGAACGTCACGAAGGAATTCGCGGTGCGCCAGGGCAAAGCGACCACGAAGCAAGCCGGCCCGTCCGTGCTGACCGCCCTGGATGACCTCAGCCTGGACGTCGCCGCCGGCGAGTTCCTCACGCTGGTGGGTCCCAGCGGTTCGGGCAAGACCACGCTGCTGGACCTGCTGGCCGGCCTGTCCCGGCCCACCTCGGGAACAGTGCTGGTGGACGGCGTGGAAGTGACCGGACCAGGTCCGGACCGCGCCGTGGTCTTCCAGCAGTACGCGCTCTTCCCCTGGCGCACTGCCTCGGCCAACGTCTCCATCGGCCTGGAGAACTCCGGCCTTTCCCGGAAGGAGCGGGCCGCAAAGGCCAGCGAGTTCCTGGACCTGGTGGGGCTGGCGGGGTTCGAGGACCGTTACCCGCATGAACTGTCCGGCGGTATGAAGCAGCGCGTGGCCATCGCCAGGAGCCTCGCCTATGAGCCGGACATCCTGCTGATGGACGAACCGTTCGCCGCCCTGGATGCGCAGACCCGCGAGCAGCTCCAGGACGAACTGCTGCGGATCTGGAAGGCCACGGGCAAGACCATCGTCTTCATCACCCATGGCATCGACGAGGCCGTGTACCTGGGCCAGCGCGTGGCCGTGCTCAGCGCCCGGCCCGGCCGGCTCAAGGAGTTCGTGGACATCAACATTCCGGACCGGGACGGCGGGGACGATGTGCGCTCCCACCCGGCGTTCGTGGAGCACCGGCACCAGGTCTGGTCCCTCCTGCACGACGAGGTCCGCCTCGCGCAGGACTCCGGACACCGCAAGATCCTCCCCGACGGGACCGCCCCGGACGAACAGCCCGTCGAACAACCCCAGGAAAGGAGTGCTGCCTGA
- a CDS encoding ABC transporter substrate-binding protein, with the protein MKRHLTIMSAAAAVVIAMTVSGCGGSAEAGAGGAAAGATEVKELRYQGWANTVTLPELAQDLGYLGDVKLNWVGNTISGPQDIQSAATGQTDFGGAFAGAVVKLVEAGAPVKAVINYYGEDEKTFNGFYVKEDSPIRTARDFIGKKIAVNTLGAHADAVINTYLQKNGLSAEEIKQVQLVVVPPNDTEEAIRRGQVDAGSLGGVLQDKAIANGGLRSVFSDAELFGTFAGGPYVLRTDFIAKNPNTTRTFTTGVAKAIEWERTTPREEVIARFTKILQERGRNENPAALQYWKSVGVPAKGEIKDEDFTRWGKWLKDTGIVKGELDPKKLYTNEFNGLVNG; encoded by the coding sequence ATGAAACGACACCTGACCATCATGAGTGCCGCGGCCGCCGTCGTCATCGCGATGACGGTGTCGGGCTGCGGGGGCAGCGCAGAAGCCGGTGCCGGCGGCGCTGCCGCAGGCGCCACCGAGGTGAAGGAGCTCCGCTACCAGGGCTGGGCCAACACCGTGACGCTTCCGGAGCTGGCCCAGGACCTCGGCTACCTCGGCGACGTCAAGCTGAACTGGGTGGGCAACACCATCAGCGGTCCGCAGGACATCCAGTCGGCAGCCACCGGTCAGACTGACTTTGGCGGCGCGTTCGCCGGCGCGGTGGTCAAGCTGGTGGAAGCCGGAGCCCCCGTGAAGGCTGTCATCAACTACTACGGCGAAGACGAGAAGACCTTCAACGGCTTCTACGTCAAGGAGGACAGCCCCATCCGCACCGCCAGGGACTTCATCGGCAAGAAGATCGCGGTGAACACGCTCGGGGCGCACGCGGACGCCGTCATCAACACCTACCTGCAGAAGAACGGCCTGAGCGCCGAGGAAATCAAGCAGGTCCAGCTGGTGGTGGTCCCGCCCAACGACACCGAGGAGGCCATCCGACGAGGCCAGGTGGACGCGGGTTCGCTGGGCGGAGTCCTGCAGGATAAAGCGATCGCCAACGGCGGCCTGCGCTCAGTGTTCAGCGACGCCGAACTCTTCGGAACGTTCGCCGGCGGGCCCTACGTGCTGCGCACCGACTTCATCGCGAAAAACCCCAACACCACCCGGACGTTCACCACCGGGGTAGCGAAGGCCATCGAGTGGGAGCGGACCACACCGCGCGAAGAGGTGATCGCCCGCTTCACCAAGATCCTGCAGGAGCGCGGCCGCAACGAGAACCCGGCGGCCCTCCAGTACTGGAAGAGCGTGGGCGTTCCCGCCAAGGGCGAGATCAAGGATGAGGACTTCACCCGCTGGGGCAAATGGCTGAAGGACACCGGCATCGTCAAAGGCGAACTGGACCCGAAGAAGCTGTACACCAACGAGTTCAACGGGCTGGTGAACGGATGA
- a CDS encoding DUF2797 domain-containing protein, which produces MTDTRYLVHGVFWDGAPPGSPAGRPSGGGPARRDGGTPVMRLQDRSGRFRELALDAGSRLGFSVAAGGKACLGHHKVHGPADRDHVLCRAQAPAARGSQCERCFVMDDFRLIHDFHRGGGVPQGLRAYLMQEHWLYVATFAGGASKVGTASNLRKWNRLAEQGAVVARYVARADDGRVVRILEDMLTRDAGLPQQVRSAAKAAALVAPVPGVELDELNRRLAGEARALLACAGVEGFDVVDERWVRPGLADGACRPGARHAYPHDLGAGGHGFRITAVSGSIAVAALDGSELEFVVNLGRLKARTVELGDHHTSEVPAVQESLF; this is translated from the coding sequence GTGACCGATACCCGCTATCTGGTCCACGGGGTCTTTTGGGATGGTGCGCCGCCCGGTTCCCCGGCGGGCCGGCCGTCCGGCGGAGGGCCGGCCCGCCGCGACGGCGGCACACCGGTGATGCGCCTGCAGGACCGTTCCGGGCGTTTCAGGGAACTGGCGCTCGACGCCGGCAGCCGCCTGGGCTTCAGCGTCGCCGCCGGCGGCAAGGCCTGCCTGGGGCACCATAAGGTGCACGGTCCGGCCGACCGGGACCACGTTCTTTGCCGGGCCCAGGCACCGGCCGCCAGGGGAAGCCAGTGCGAGCGCTGCTTCGTGATGGACGACTTCCGGCTCATCCACGACTTCCACCGCGGCGGAGGTGTTCCGCAGGGGCTTCGCGCCTACCTGATGCAGGAGCACTGGCTGTATGTGGCAACGTTCGCCGGCGGCGCCAGCAAGGTCGGCACGGCCTCGAACCTGCGGAAATGGAACCGGCTGGCAGAACAGGGTGCCGTGGTGGCCCGGTATGTGGCCCGAGCCGACGACGGCAGGGTGGTCCGGATCCTGGAAGACATGCTGACGCGCGACGCAGGGCTGCCGCAGCAGGTCCGTTCGGCAGCCAAGGCCGCCGCGCTGGTGGCCCCGGTGCCCGGCGTCGAACTTGATGAACTGAACCGGCGGCTGGCCGGTGAGGCCCGGGCATTGCTGGCGTGCGCCGGCGTCGAGGGCTTCGACGTGGTGGACGAACGGTGGGTCCGCCCTGGGCTTGCGGACGGGGCATGCAGGCCCGGGGCGAGGCATGCCTACCCGCATGATTTGGGAGCCGGCGGACACGGATTCCGGATTACCGCGGTGAGCGGCAGCATCGCGGTGGCAGCCCTGGATGGCTCGGAGTTGGAGTTCGTGGTGAACCTCGGGAGGCTGAAGGCACGGACCGTGGAACTCGGAGACCACCACACCTCTGAGGTCCCGGCCGTGCAGGAATCTTTGTTCTAA
- a CDS encoding DUF3188 domain-containing protein: protein MLNEFWATASTAYKVLVFSAMGLIAAGIVLNLVGNTSGNQGLAVASLPVIGVGLVLHVVGIVVRGQQIRKNLRR from the coding sequence GTGCTGAACGAATTCTGGGCAACCGCATCCACCGCCTACAAGGTGCTCGTCTTCAGCGCCATGGGCCTGATCGCCGCGGGCATTGTCCTGAACCTGGTGGGCAACACCTCGGGAAACCAGGGCCTGGCGGTGGCCTCACTTCCGGTGATCGGCGTCGGTCTCGTCCTGCACGTTGTCGGGATCGTGGTGCGGGGCCAGCAGATCCGGAAGAACCTCAGGCGCTAA
- a CDS encoding aldo/keto reductase: protein MGLGGSWSAEPYEPRHVEQAAAAIDAALDSGITLFDHADIYRAGKSEAVFGEVLAITPGLRERIRLQTKCGIRLNEQGLETHYDLSRDGILERVNGSLKRLKTEYVDVLLLHRPDPLADPAEVASAVGQLMREGKVRQVGVSNMSAPQIEALQDRLETPVVANQLEMSLLKRAWLESAVLVNHAEGLDYSFPHGTVEFCTRQGITLQAYGALARGHYTGAPPESPTPAEAATAELVAGMAVAKGTTREAILLGWLMRHPAGIAPVVGSANPDRIRACAGAAHVAAAMTRAEWYKLWVTARGSNIP from the coding sequence ATGGGGCTGGGCGGCAGCTGGTCCGCTGAGCCGTACGAACCTCGGCATGTTGAACAGGCAGCTGCGGCGATCGACGCTGCACTGGATTCCGGCATCACGCTGTTCGACCATGCGGACATTTACCGCGCGGGCAAGTCCGAGGCCGTCTTCGGTGAGGTCCTGGCGATTACGCCGGGGCTCCGGGAACGGATCCGGCTGCAGACCAAGTGCGGGATCCGGCTCAACGAGCAGGGGCTGGAGACGCACTACGACCTGAGTCGCGACGGGATCCTCGAGCGGGTCAACGGCAGCCTCAAGCGGTTGAAGACCGAGTATGTCGATGTCCTCCTGCTGCACCGCCCTGACCCGCTGGCGGACCCCGCCGAGGTGGCGTCCGCCGTCGGACAGTTGATGCGGGAAGGCAAAGTGCGGCAGGTGGGTGTGTCCAACATGTCCGCCCCGCAGATCGAAGCGCTGCAGGACCGCCTGGAAACTCCGGTGGTGGCCAACCAGCTGGAGATGAGCCTGCTGAAACGCGCCTGGCTGGAAAGCGCCGTGCTGGTGAACCATGCGGAGGGGCTGGATTACAGCTTCCCGCACGGCACCGTGGAGTTCTGCACCCGGCAGGGGATCACCCTCCAGGCCTACGGGGCGCTGGCCCGCGGACATTACACCGGCGCCCCGCCGGAAAGCCCGACGCCGGCCGAGGCCGCCACGGCGGAGCTCGTCGCCGGGATGGCGGTGGCCAAGGGGACCACCCGTGAGGCCATCCTCCTGGGGTGGCTGATGCGGCACCCGGCCGGGATCGCTCCGGTGGTCGGCTCGGCCAACCCGGACCGCATCCGGGCCTGTGCCGGAGCGGCCCATGTTGCCGCCGCCATGACCCGCGCCGAATGGTACAAACTGTGGGTCACGGCCCGGGGGAGCAACATCCCCTAA
- a CDS encoding TauD/TfdA dioxygenase family protein: protein MTTITETKLEFAKLGSRIGAEIRGLDLSGDLSPGTVARIREALNEHKALVFREANIRTDEEQVKFASHFGPLTKAHPTVASVEGEENVLPVDSENGSANNWHTDVTFVVNPPQASTLRSIDLPAYGGETLIASSAGAYRDLPDELRNFADTLWAIHTNDYDYSVPKNLEHQNAEERRKEFTRLKFETAHPVVRVHPLTGERGLFIGGFAQRLRIVGLSNTESRDIIRLLQAYVTRPENVVRVNWEPNQVVLFDNRITQHYAPDNYDGQPRKLNRVTIAGDIPVGVDGKPSQALKGDSSTYSVVAPV from the coding sequence ATGACCACCATCACCGAAACCAAGCTCGAATTCGCCAAGCTCGGCTCCCGGATCGGGGCTGAAATCCGCGGACTGGACCTGAGCGGGGACCTCTCCCCCGGCACTGTGGCCCGGATCCGCGAGGCTTTGAACGAACACAAGGCCCTGGTGTTCCGCGAGGCGAACATCCGCACGGACGAGGAGCAGGTGAAGTTCGCCAGCCACTTCGGACCGCTGACGAAGGCGCACCCCACCGTGGCCTCCGTGGAGGGCGAAGAGAACGTCCTGCCCGTGGACAGCGAGAACGGTTCGGCCAACAACTGGCACACGGACGTCACGTTCGTGGTGAACCCGCCGCAGGCATCCACGCTTCGCAGCATCGATCTTCCGGCGTACGGCGGCGAAACGCTGATCGCGTCCTCGGCCGGCGCCTACCGCGACCTTCCGGACGAGCTGCGGAACTTCGCGGACACTCTCTGGGCGATCCACACCAACGACTACGACTACTCGGTGCCGAAGAACCTGGAGCACCAGAACGCCGAGGAACGCCGCAAGGAGTTCACCCGGCTGAAGTTCGAGACGGCCCACCCGGTGGTCCGGGTCCACCCCCTGACCGGCGAGCGCGGATTGTTCATTGGGGGCTTCGCGCAGCGGCTGCGGATCGTGGGACTGTCCAACACAGAGTCCAGGGACATCATCCGGCTGCTGCAGGCGTACGTCACGCGCCCGGAGAATGTGGTGCGGGTGAACTGGGAGCCGAACCAGGTGGTGCTGTTCGACAACCGCATCACCCAGCACTACGCCCCGGACAACTACGACGGCCAGCCCCGCAAGCTCAACCGTGTGACCATTGCCGGCGACATTCCGGTGGGTGTGGACGGCAAGCCGAGCCAGGCGCTGAAGGGCGATTCGTCCACGTATTCGGTGGTCGCCCCGGTCTAG
- a CDS encoding glycoside hydrolase family 13 protein produces the protein MSTTATLATLSDSNLAADPNWWRQASVYQIYPRSFSDSNGDGLGDIKGITAKVPYLKELGIDAVWLSPFYPSALADGGYDVDDYRNVDPKLGTLEDFAEMSAALHEAGIKLIADIVPNHSSDRHEWFKEALASPRGSAARERYIFRDGLGENGELPPSDWDSVFGGPAWERITEPDGTPGQWYMHIFAKEQPDLNWSNREIRDDFLKTLRFWSDRGVDGFRVDVAHALTKDLTEPLLSKVELSEANTGTDGFADGSHPFWDRDEVHEIYAEWREVFNEYNPPRTAVAEAWVHATRRARYASPQGLGQAFNFDLLQADFDADEFHEIITRNLAEATATGASSTWVFSNHDVVRHATRYGLPKGGGVHAKGQDGKGWLLAGAPAEELDVELGLRRARAASLLMLALPGSAYLYQGEELGLQEVAEIPDSERQDPSFFRNKGVEIGRDGCRVPLPWAAEGSSFGFGAGDAHLPQPAWFARYAVDAQDGVEGSTLELYRKALKLRRELQTAEELEWVETGNPKVLQFSRHGGWQSVTNFGDEPVEIPAGEVLLSSAPLDGKLLPGNTTVWLR, from the coding sequence TTGTCCACCACCGCCACATTGGCAACCCTGTCCGATTCAAACCTCGCAGCCGATCCCAACTGGTGGCGCCAGGCCTCCGTGTACCAGATCTATCCGCGCAGCTTCTCGGATTCGAACGGTGACGGCCTGGGCGACATCAAGGGCATCACGGCCAAAGTTCCGTACCTGAAGGAACTGGGGATCGACGCCGTCTGGCTCAGCCCGTTCTACCCGTCCGCGCTCGCGGACGGCGGGTACGACGTCGACGATTACCGCAACGTCGACCCGAAGCTGGGCACCCTGGAGGACTTCGCGGAAATGTCCGCTGCGCTCCACGAAGCCGGCATCAAGCTGATTGCGGACATCGTCCCCAACCACTCCTCCGACCGCCACGAATGGTTCAAGGAAGCCCTCGCCTCCCCGCGCGGTTCCGCCGCCCGCGAGCGCTACATCTTCCGTGACGGCCTGGGCGAGAACGGCGAGCTGCCGCCGTCGGACTGGGACTCCGTCTTCGGAGGTCCCGCCTGGGAGCGCATCACCGAACCGGACGGCACTCCCGGCCAGTGGTACATGCACATCTTCGCCAAGGAGCAGCCGGACCTGAACTGGTCCAACCGCGAGATCCGTGACGACTTCCTGAAGACCCTGCGCTTCTGGTCCGACCGCGGCGTGGACGGCTTCCGCGTGGACGTCGCGCACGCCCTCACCAAGGACCTCACCGAGCCGCTGCTGTCGAAGGTGGAACTCAGCGAGGCCAACACCGGCACCGACGGCTTCGCCGACGGCTCGCACCCGTTCTGGGACCGCGACGAGGTCCACGAGATCTACGCCGAATGGCGCGAGGTGTTCAACGAGTACAACCCGCCGCGCACCGCCGTCGCCGAAGCCTGGGTGCACGCCACCCGCCGTGCCCGCTACGCCAGCCCGCAGGGCCTGGGACAGGCCTTCAACTTCGACCTCCTGCAGGCCGATTTCGACGCTGACGAGTTCCACGAGATCATCACCCGGAACCTCGCCGAAGCCACGGCCACCGGAGCCTCCTCCACCTGGGTCTTCTCCAACCACGACGTCGTCCGGCACGCCACCCGCTACGGCCTGCCGAAGGGCGGCGGCGTCCACGCCAAGGGCCAGGACGGCAAGGGCTGGCTGCTGGCCGGCGCCCCGGCCGAGGAACTGGACGTCGAGCTGGGCCTGCGCCGTGCCCGTGCGGCCAGCCTGCTGATGCTTGCCCTCCCGGGTTCGGCCTACCTGTACCAAGGGGAGGAGCTTGGCCTGCAGGAAGTCGCGGAGATCCCGGACTCGGAGCGTCAGGACCCGTCCTTCTTCCGCAACAAGGGCGTGGAGATCGGCCGTGACGGCTGCCGTGTGCCGCTGCCCTGGGCCGCGGAAGGCTCCTCGTTCGGCTTCGGCGCCGGGGATGCCCACCTGCCCCAGCCTGCATGGTTCGCCCGCTACGCAGTGGACGCCCAGGACGGCGTGGAAGGCTCCACGCTGGAGCTGTACCGCAAGGCCCTGAAGCTGCGCCGAGAGCTGCAGACCGCCGAGGAGCTCGAGTGGGTGGAAACCGGCAACCCCAAGGTGCTGCAGTTCAGCCGCCACGGGGGCTGGCAGTCCGTCACCAACTTCGGTGACGAGCCGGTGGAGATCCCGGCCGGCGAGGTGCTGCTTAGCAGCGCCCCGCTGGACGGGAAGCTGCTGCCCGGAAACACCACCGTCTGGCTGCGGTGA